TTCTGCCGAGGTGAAAATTTGTTCCAGGGAAGTTGTGCTTGCGCTTGCATTTTCCATgtaaaatatgttatatgaaaacCTATAAATTCAACAGTTGTTTTCTATCCCATTATTAGGATCAGATGGGGGTTCAAGAATTTTTACGTTGTTGTTTTTATCAAGAATTCTTAATGGGTTAGAAAGATTGAGGTTCAGCATTCTGATTGATTAACGTGGTTAAGAAATTGCGAGATTGAAGTACGCACTGCAGAATCCTCTCAAATTTGGTCTCTGCATGTACCACTTTTTACCCATGCAGGTTAATTTCCAGTCATCGTTCCGTAGAACAGTAAGAATATAATCATTGAAATCGAAGTTCCTTTATTTGGTTGATATGAAACGTCGTTATACTCAAGCTGTCAggtttaaattaagaaagtaaGAACATCTGCCTCTGTACGCAGAGAGAAAGCGCTATTTCACGCGCCAATGTAGCAACTTGGAACAGATGAAATGCTTATTTTCTAGCTTCTGCTTGATGGGAAACTTGTTGAATTTCATAGCTCTCACGTTCCTCTAGTCAAATACCTGGGCTACTCGACGAGGGGAACCATTCCGAGAAAAATAAAGGTCACACATTTTTCAAACCCTGGAATTATAATTTCCAGGAGAGGGAAAATTATGACTAGTTCAAATCTAGCCGACTTAACAGTAACGTATATATAGGACAAGCCAAGTAGCCAAAAATTGTTAATCATGTCATGCATTATTATTGACGTACCATCACCTTCACTGAAGTCGTGGTCCTACTCTTCATAGTCTTCGAGCATATCCCCTGTTTTCTCTTCTCATCCGTGACTACAAAACCAGAACAAGTCAAAATGATCATTCAAAGTTTATGTGGTGCGTGTGAAGGCTTGACCCATATATTTggaagagaaaaaataataataattcagtCCAAGTCACAGGGTTCATAGTGCTTTATTGACGACTCCTGCTCCTGCTGATTGAAAAATCAGAGTCCTCGCCTGAGCTAAACTCTTTAAATTGTCTAATGGAAAATTCATGTATCGACACTATGAGGTGGAGAGTTGTTGTGCACGCTATGAGTAAGCGGGTGGGGTACGCACTTACAAGCCAGAATTGCTAAGTAACGACCAGCTGGTGTCCTGGCTGGCAGTGGCTTTAATGGGATATGGATTTCTGTCTTGGAAGCACGTGAGTCTGACACGTGTATCGAGGTTGAGGATGGGCCCAACTCCAAGTAAGCACTCGTGAGTCTAGCATCAGgaaattaagagaaaaaaaaaaaatagaaaaaataataaaaaagcacAATTTCTTATCTTTCTCGTGATGTCATTATAGTCCTTAATGTGGGGCCTGCTGCCACAATCCCCTTTAGGCCTCTTGATATGGGCCTTGTGTGGATTTCTTGGCCTGCGATTTTCAACAAAAACCCTCCGCATTGCGAACTTCAGTGCATTTATGcctaaatttcaaaaaataaaaataaaaatactgtCGAGTGCTAAAACACCAATTGATTTACCAGTTGAATCTGcctaacctttttttttttccttattgtTAGGTTTAAATAACTCATGATGAAAGTTTGAATGTCAGAAGCCTTTTGGCGAACAGTTGCAAGGCTTGTTGAGTCCCAACGCCCAGGATACATGGGTTTGAGTGAGAAATTAATTAAGGGAATAAAcaactttaatatatataatattaatcaaGTCTTAGTAAGTGTAGGGTGGTTGTGGAGAGATCTTGAACAAAAATCATCTCAAGAATcatagaattaaattaattattatatgtatCTATTTAGATTTTGCTTGTTTTTATTTGACCCCATGAGCATAGGTGGTCAGTAGGTGGGATGCAATATGATTTATTAGAAAAAGTTATGTCAATAAGAATCAAATATcaaattcaaaaaagaaaatgattaaGAAATGAAGCTAGTTCACATATACCTTTTGATTTGAATTTGAATACATCGCTTTGttatatataatagttaatataaaattattaaataaaataaattaattattttaaatcaaataagaaGCTCGAAAACAAAGAAGGGGCAAAGGCATAGGAAGCTTCACTGTTGCTTCCAAAACGCCATGGAAGAATTGTGTAAGCATGCAGAGGATAGACAACAAGGGACAAGAAGCAAAACAATTATAAAATCCACAAGGAGTACATTACAGAAAGATGTAAACATGGGTGCACTACTGCAAATATGTCTTCTGTTGTGCCCTTAtggagttaaaaaaaaaaaactgcagGAGAGAATCTGGTAATAGGAGAACCCGTGAAGAAAACAATGGCCCACAAAACCCCTATTCTTTCCCTTTCCCCACTCATCTATATGCTTCTCTCTTTTTACCTCTCTCTGCATGCACAGCTGATAAGAAATGTATCATTTTTCAATAACAAAGATGAACCAAAAAGATTACGGCAAGCTAATTCTACTGATTCTACTAGTACTTAGtgaaatttttacaaaaaaaaaatctgagatTAAAATCTGTATTCATGAATGTTAGGATAAATGTCACAGCAATGGATTATTGACCAGCTTACTTTCAAAATGATTGGCTGTCATTatatacttttttattaattaatttataaaatatataaaagaaatgatTGAAATCACTCTAGCTAGCTATTGAGAGCAAGATTTATTTACTAAAttcacaaaataaaattaaatggaaggTTAAGTAATGCAATAGGATTAAAATTTAGCCCTATAGAGCATATCACCATAAGTTGCCATGCCCATCCAAGGAAGATTCTGTCTTAGGATTTTCAACATGCAAAGACAAGTGCTGACCTCCTTGTTTTTGCTATAGGTAACTTCAACTACTTAATAACTATACGTAtttggaattttttttcttattaaattcaTGAAAATGAGATAATCTACcaagaataaaaaaagataatatatttatatgttaaCTTGAGTGATACTGTGCATGTGCCTTGCATCAGCCTAGGTATAGCTAGCTTTATTGTGTTAAAGGTGAATCAAATGAagcacaaatatcatcttatccCTAAAGAAAAAGCAGCATGAATCTCAACTCACAAGCTAATCTGATTCAAAAGATATTTGGATCAAAAGAGATCACATAGGATTCCAAAGAATCTGTAAGAGCAACACTCGATGACCAATTATATGTCCTAAAGTTCAGAGTATTGATGGGTCCTATCTACTCAGAATCTTATGGATTCTTAATTTTTTGCATGGCTTTAATGTAGTTGAGCCGCCATGTTTAGGTCATGCATGCCCTCTAAAGTAAAGAGAATTACTGGCAATGACATTTATAGACACTGCAATTATAGAATTTCTAATGAATTTTGTTATGTTTGATTAGAGAAGGGGGATAGAATGGTCAATTTATGTTATCCATTCATGTCTTTAGATTTGGGTTTGGAATAAAAAAAAGCTAGAAAAGagataaataaaagaagaagagaccTTCCAAATTCTCCCATGGTGGGGTTTACTTGAGCACTTTCACCATACACTAGGATGTGAGCGAATAATTACAAAGAAAAAAGACACAAGCAGAGAAAAAATCCTcaagaaaataatgaaaaacaagaaattcataataattatgataaatttgaaatttaattatatattaaataattatacaaaaagtgtattaaaatgaaatatttggTTATAATGCAAAGCTAAAAGAGGCAATCAATAGATCAATCATGTTATGAGTTGTGGGGTAATAGAAAAGGCTGAGAGGCCTATCTCTATAATTCTTTGCCTTTGCCATTGCCATATCCTCAAAGCTTTTCAAGCTTCTCATTCTTAATTCTAAGCCTTCTGGTAAGCTAAACCTCCTTTTAATAAATCATTCATTCCATTCAAATCGAGGTCCTTTTAGGGTTTGGGTGTTTTATAACAGGAACAAAGGAAAAGACAGAAAGTGCCAACGTCAGAcactaaaagaaaaattattaaagaaataataaagaGATGTTTGAAAAGAAAATCTTCTCTGAATCAAGTAGAATTGCGATTCTTCTTACTCTTTCCCcacccttctctctctctctctctacttttGTAGAATTGTTATCATTTTGGGGTTTGCTAGCTTTTTTCTATAtagcttcttttatttttctttttctagctAATTTTGCCACCCCCTTCCTTTGGTCTGCCACTATAATTATCACTTTCTGTACACTATTATCTGCAATACCCAGCTACTGACATATAATTTCTCTTTCGTAGGGATATATAGGAGAGGGTTTACAGGAATAACTATCTTATTGTCTGATCTTTCTAAGTTTGATTGCATGGTGAGCTCATAGTTGGTTCtagtgagagagagagattggAAAGAGATATAGATGAATTGGGTAGCAGTGTTGCTCAGACAAGCAATCCATGGCTAGATAGCGACTTGGAGAATAacccatcatcatcatcatctcttCACGAGATTTTGCTTTTGCTACCCAATGAATGATGCCTTTCTGTGTCTGTAATTCACTGCCATCTGTTCATCTACGAAGCTGTGTTTAGTTGTGTCCAAAGCTGGGAGTCTCTATTTCTGGGGCTGCCCTTACTTGCTCTTCTTGTTGTTTCCTCGAAGCTGCAGAGTGGGCACTTGGAGAAGGGTTAAAGTGGTAGAAATATATCAAACAAAAACAAAGAAACAGTTTTTTCCTTGGAGTTTTCTTGTTCACAGGCATGTTCCCTGCAGCCATCTCCAATTCAACTTCTTTGTCTGAGGATGCTAGTGTTTCTTCCGGTAATAGAGTTCAGGATTTTTGCGGCTTAAATCCAGTGGTTTCCGCCGTTTCTCCtcaacagcagcagcagcagcaacccAAAATCAAGAAGAAGAGAAGCCTACCAGGAAACCCAGGTAAGTTCTTCTCTTAATCTCTTCGATCTCAATTTCGTGtaaattaatttgtataaaTTTTTCTTCCCAGTATTGACCTTATGTCGTTTAATGATGTTGCAGACCCAGATGCTGAAGTGATAGCATTATCTCCAAAGACCTTATTAGCTACCAATAGATTTGTGTGTGAGATCTGCAACAAAGGGTTTCAGAGAGATCAGAATCTTCAACTTCACAGGAGAGGCCATAATCTTCCATGGAAGCTGAAGCAACGAAATAGTAAGGAGATCAAGAAGAGAGCCTACGTTTGCCCTGAGCCATCATGTGTTCACCACCATCCTTCAAGGGCTCTGGGTGACCTCACGGGTATCAAGAAACACTATTGCAGGAAACACGGGGAGAAGAAATGGAAGTGCGAAAAGTGTTCAAAGATCTACGCTGTTCAATCAGATTGGAAGGCTCACTCTAAAACCTGTGGAACTAGAGAGTATAGATGTGACTGTGGAACCCTTTTCTCcaggtatttttttttctttctttcttatttctccaaaaatataaataaataaatgctcTCTTTGGTCTTTGTATCTTTATTATGTTCGTCTGAAATTCCCAATATTCCCATATTTTTACGAGCTTTGATGTTTCACAGTTATTCATCTTTTTGGACTGATCTTGGAATTCACAGCAAAAATTGGTCTTTTGTTTAAAGTGGGAAGTCTCATGGTGTTTGTATTTGGTTTCAATCGATTTTGTATTTGTACAAAAGCGGGTAACCTCTGCATGGAATAATATATCTGAAGCTTAAACGTATTGGCAGGTTACATAGAAATGGACACCATTAATACCAGTGTCTGTTACTGATGACATACAAGAGTAACTGAAAGCAATATCTCTGAAAATCTGAACCTGCCAATAAGTTCCcacttaaaaagaaataaaaacatATATGTAATCTTTTGTTTTATATATGCTTTGTCTTTAATCAAGAGCATTACTTTTTCTCCTTCGTCCTTCTCATAGAATGCCTGTGTGAGCACTGATTCAGATTTTCTTGCGAGGGGATTCTGTGAGATGAACATATACATGaaatctttctttcttctttccttttttccttttttttttttccagtgtATTTAACTCTTTTTGGTACTTCTTAATGGAGTGTCTGTAGTCTCAAAAACAATGATGAATATTTCTGCTTGTCCAAGAAAAAGTGAAGGGAAAAAGATCTTAATTTCTTTTTGGGGTTTAACATTTCATGGCTGAGAAAACCCGtgataatatttttcatgaagcaTGCATGCCATAATTTAGTTGCAGAACACTGAATCTCTGACCTTTGATCATGATGATGGGAACAGAATAAATCTGCAAAAATATCTGATATACTGATTTGCTTTCATTTTATTTCATCTATAATACTTGCGGTTTTCAATTTGCATATCTTTGTTAAATTAATTGCACGAGCACAAGTTTCAGAAGACTTGCAATTTCTTTGAATTTTTCAGCCTCACCATCCATATATGCTTATTTCTCATGCATACCCATCATTCGACTGCctgcctctctctctctctccccccccTTTGCTTTAGTTTTGACCCAAAAAGATAGTCCTACTTTTGCATTTTCCAGctttataacaatttttttttcctcatgCAAGCCACCATCGTAGTGTCTCGAAATTTTCACCTCTTATAATTCGTCGCTTATCTCCTCACTAATCAAGATTTTTTTATGAACATATTATTTGGCTCTAAAGTTTATGAAAAGTTCAAtcgatatattatttatttcattaatatttaaattttataaatgtgtAACTATACTATATATTATTACCCTGCAAATGTAATTTATACATTgaacttttataaaatttagtagtttaatagttataattttacaaaatttaggAGTTCAATCATCATCTTTGTAAAATTTAggcattaaaattttaactaaccTTTTTTTTCCCCAGGAGAATAATCCCatgttcataattttttttttaaggagaaTAAGCTAGACCATCTTCATAATCGTAGCTAGATTATACTATGCAAATTAATTGAATCAGCAAATGCTATAACCCATTTATCTTGATCATACTTTGCTCAGCTTTTTCAAAGCTAAACTAACGTTTTCTCTTTATGTGTGCTTTGATTTTGAAACCACAGGAAGGATAGCTTCATAACCCACAGGGCATTCTGTGATGCATTAGCAGAAGAAAGTGCAAGACTCTCAGCTCACCAATTAGTTTCTACAAATCCAATACCCCAATCTCTTCTTCTACAAAATCCACAACCCCACCCTTCTTTCTTCCCTCTTACTACCCATCATCATCATCCCCTGTCCCTCAACCCTTGGGACCCACCACCTCAAAACCCTAGCAACCCTCAAAACCCAGTTCAAGTCAAGCCTGAATCTCACCATTTCCAGCTTCCACCACTCTTCCAAGAACAGCCACCATCGTTGTCAACCCATAAGGGTTTGATAACCTCATCCTTCCAAAGCCTTTCAAACCCTGCAGCGTCAGCATCATCGCACCACCTTTCAGCCACTGCACTGCTCCAACAGGCTGCAACCGTGGGTGCAACTCAGGCAGTGGGTCAAAGTCACATGACGCAATTGGATATGGGGGACTTAGGGACGGTGAGTCAGGCAGCAACTGACTCAGTGAGTCAAATATCCCGTCAGGGATCTTACCTGGGCAATCTCGCTGCGTGGCAGAAGAATGACCATTTAACAAGAGACTTTCTGGGTCTGACCGGTGATGGCCACGTTGGCAATGGGAACGTAGGGAATGGGAATGGCGGTGTTAACGTTAGCATGAATGTTAGGGAAATACTAACATACACAGGTGGAGTAGGGTTGCAGCAATACAGTGAGAGAGACCATACGCTGTTGAAACCCCATGGTTTTGGATTTCCCCAGCAACCTGCCTCGGAAACGTGGGGTGACTGCTGAATTGCAGAAAAGGGTAAAATAGTATTTTCAGTTCTTGCTTGCCCATTTCAAAAATGACAGAAATACCCTCAAACTCTTCCCTAAGCAAAAATGAGGAGAGGTGATGGATctccttaatttctttcttgttatGCAACCATCATCTCATTTTATAGTATCCTTTATTTCAGACATTTCTCCAtgctttcaattttttcagTAATGGATTCAACTCCACTTTGCTACTGAAATGCCATGTTTGGTATTTTAATaagagaataaattataaaaaattatttcttataaCTAAAACATTCAACATCTACCATAACCCAACATGGCATAATGggattttcactttgtttttttTCAAAGGCTTTTGCAATGCAGTGAATTGCGTGTCATATCCATGCAAGCAACATGACATGTGGGCATTGCACTTGTTAAcctataaagaaaaagaaaatgaaattataCAAATAAAATAGTTACAATTCTTTTCATGATGACGTATCAACAGACAAACTACATGCATGCAATGTATTTACAATTATGTCCCTATTTTTCAAGGAAATGAGGAGAGAGCTATGATTGTAGAGGATGAATTAAAAGGGAAGAAAGTATATCCCAGGGGTTGAAATACTTGCACTAAGTAAAGATAAGCAGTGATGATGAAGTAAATAGCTCTAATTTTTGGATTGACGAGTGTGCCGCAGCCCAAACTCTTGACAGAGACTTGCCCTTATCTCATCTTTATATTATATGTCATATCCATGGTTTTCTGGGAGATATGTGACCTCtggctttttttttattatcgaaattaaaatataaagccCATGATTCTGATGTCTGAGATTGAATAGatcttttttctttgcttgaagacaattttaaatttaaaattcaacagCTAAAGACTTTAGGGTTACCCCATCTTTAGATCTCTCATTTGTCACTAatgggaaatatttatttattatttggaGAGCTGCTTTTTTTTCCTCTCTAATTTCCTCAACTAGGTCAATCAATAAGCTCCCAGAATTTTCAAAAATGTAGCATGTCAGCATCATTCACATTgacaaattaatattaaaaaaaatgtggTTAGATAAATAATCATAGTGTAGGATCCTATACAATTAAAACACAACAACCTATGCAAgaggaaattaattaatattagtaTCATTTCTTATTTGTTTTCATAGACATCACTGAAAATGGCAATCTCACTGTTTCAATTTTATATGGTATATTGCACAATCTATAGACATTATTGGGAAATTTCTATCAGATCAGTTGTCCTCAATCAATTTCCCTATTCAAGAAATAAAGAAGCATTATCAGTTTCCAAGAATTTCTTTCCTCGATAACTTTATAAAACCATGAAgggaaatttttttcataaaattaaagaaatatagGCTTTTCTAAAGAGAGATAGATGGCTATAAAACCTGCTGTAAGCGTGAGTGAAAAGGCAACTAAGTTGATGCTGTTATGTGTATTTGTGCCAGTGTGGTGGTGGTCCGACGCATAGTGGTACTAAatcaaaaggaaagaaaaaaaaaaagaaaagaaaagaaaaggagggaaaagaatagaaaataaaataatagggAGAAAATGTCAACGGTTGTGAAAAAGATGCTTAATACAAATTTGAATTACAAAATTCTTTTGAGTACCCTTTATCAATTTCTGTGCACGTCCCCATATCACACAGCCTTAACCTATATGTTTACATTCATAGTATATTTCTCTACTTTGCTTGCATGACCCACCAATGTCTGCCCCccatctttttcctttttctttcctgGAGAAGCGCCAGTAGTTCAAAGAGTCTTCACATTGCATAATTAAGGTTTCCCATCtactggattttttttttcttttagattCTAAATATGATGGGATAAAATATAGGAAGAAAACAATTGTAACAGAGGGCATTAAGGGTTTTTTCTGTTAATGGTTGAAGAGCACATGAGAGGTTGCCAATAATGAATTTGAAGTCTATATACTTGGGCAGATAAAGGATGGAAACCCTAGTTAGCAGAAGCTAAGTTAGTATATTCAGTTTGGGAAAGAGAGAGGAGACCTAGGGATTAATGAAAGGAGATGAGTTTTGGTATATCCAAGCTTTTAGAAAGTATATGTGTAAGTTGCAGGGTTAAGGTACAATACATGCCATTTGTCTTGTAAAAAAGacgatctttttttttttttctgctccACAACCAGACAAACTAAAAGTTCTTCTTCCATTACCTCCCCCACCCTCTTTCTTTCCCACTCTCAACAATTTCACTTAAATATGTCATCTTCTACAAGGGAATCTCATCTTTCCTTCTTTTGATTACTTCCAGTCCTAATAATTACCAAAGCTTCTTTCTatgcttttctctttttttccccCTTCTGCAAATCCCCATGCAACTCTCTGTTTTCCACAATTCTCTTGAGTATCACCCTTCAATTAGGAGTAAAGAAATATGCATCTCTATTGCCTCTTCTGGCATGACATTTTTGTTGCTAATCGTCTCAAATCTAGATAAAGATGCTACAAAATACCAAGGAatgtttaattaaaagaaaataaaaataaaaattagaacagAAAGAAGGAGGACAATCCAAGGGacgaaaataattattttcactAGCGCAATGCATCCAagtttctataaataaatagcCATTTCTCCTGCAGTAGTCAACAAGAGCCCATCTTCTCATGCGCTGGCAATATCAGCCCTAGCACTGATGGTGTCTCCATTGGAACTTTATGGGGTCATTGATTTCGACCGGTATTCTTGTTGGCTTGACTAAATCACATCCTAATAGCAGGTTTAAATTTTAGCAAAATGTATCTTACTGACATTCTACAGGAACCCCCCCTCTGAATACGCTTAGCTGCTACAATTTTGGACCATTTAGATACCAAATCAGGAAACACAAACGTGACTTCCATAATTTAGACTCCacaagatttttaaaaaattagtttatcATTGATGTCAGAAAAAATTGGATGGTATATAGCAAGTTGACAGCTGAGATATGAATCATTGTTCATAACTAGAAATGATTTATATTTATACAAAATTGTGGATGATGCCCATGAAAGAGTAACGATCAAAACAGATAGCTTCTTCTGTGGAAAATTGGAAATACACTGATAGACTCTTTTGATTTCACCAGTGCGACCAAGTTGCAGTACTACACGTCTTATCCAGTTGATAGTTTTCGCACATCAAAGGTTACTCCCAAATATTTATCCAACACATTATGGAATGCCTGCAACATCAAAATTAGATATCAAACAAACCATTCAATGTACTTAAAATCTAATGTATCAAAGTTGCATAAGATATTCTTCAgcttctctctccctctctcttttctcttttcttccttccttccttcctttcttcttcttcaatttttcttttcttttttcctttgatAAAGGAAGGATTTATTAAAGAGAAAGACACAGAATATACTAGGAAAAGTGTACAAGTGAGaaagggaaaacaaaataattatgtagtagcagtaataataataattcagcAAAGTTCTCCCTTCACAGGTTAGTAAAAACAGCATATATGTGTCCCAGAAGCATAATCCCATCCCGTCattgattaatattaatttcattTCAGCTGGGTTCTGAACCGTTCAGAAAAGTATTTTATCCATTAGCATGCTTGGAAGATTCTTTTGCCCTACCGCAGGAAATCGAATATAAAGAAGCAGATGCTGAATAACTAATGCACCTAAAGTTCACTCAAAAAAAGATGCTATAAATGATACAACAATATAAAGAGCCAAAATGAACAGACTGAACCACTTTATAAAAACTGCTCATCTTTGGAAAAACCAATGTGGTCAAAGCTGAAGTGGCCAGAAAATCATAATGAGAGCAGGATGCAAAATTCAGTTGGATTCATTCAAAGGGAAGAAGTGtaacaaaaaatataaattagagGAATTGAGGATATGGATATTACACTCCTGCATGACAACATTAAAATGACTCGGAGCTGACTATTACCAGCCACCAGGAATTATCCAATATAATATGTCTAATAGAGCAAAGTTAATGAAACTGCTTTTTCACCAATTCTATTGAATGGGCGTGAGATATGGTTTCCAGAGCCTGTTTATGCTGATAATTTTAAACATAAAACCTAAACAAGAATCTTTTATTCTGGCCATTTATACAAAAAATGTTTGCATTTCAGCCTCTAAAGCTTTATGCACTATGTAGACTTCAACAAATTCCAGTTGCAAAACAGCCTCACCATTTAAAGGAAACAATATGAGCCCAGAGAAAGGTGCTTTACTGTGTGAAAATTGAGATCACTGAAGAACTATGATCCAGCTATAAAGTGAAATGTGTAAATCCAAATGAA
The sequence above is a segment of the Manihot esculenta cultivar AM560-2 chromosome 5, M.esculenta_v8, whole genome shotgun sequence genome. Coding sequences within it:
- the LOC110615870 gene encoding protein indeterminate-domain 12, which produces MFPAAISNSTSLSEDASVSSGNRVQDFCGLNPVVSAVSPQQQQQQQPKIKKKRSLPGNPDPDAEVIALSPKTLLATNRFVCEICNKGFQRDQNLQLHRRGHNLPWKLKQRNSKEIKKRAYVCPEPSCVHHHPSRALGDLTGIKKHYCRKHGEKKWKCEKCSKIYAVQSDWKAHSKTCGTREYRCDCGTLFSRKDSFITHRAFCDALAEESARLSAHQLVSTNPIPQSLLLQNPQPHPSFFPLTTHHHHPLSLNPWDPPPQNPSNPQNPVQVKPESHHFQLPPLFQEQPPSLSTHKGLITSSFQSLSNPAASASSHHLSATALLQQAATVGATQAVGQSHMTQLDMGDLGTVSQAATDSVSQISRQGSYLGNLAAWQKNDHLTRDFLGLTGDGHVGNGNVGNGNGGVNVSMNVREILTYTGGVGLQQYSERDHTLLKPHGFGFPQQPASETWGDC